The following coding sequences lie in one Arabidopsis thaliana chromosome 3, partial sequence genomic window:
- the PIP5K4 gene encoding phosphatidyl inositol monophosphate 5 kinase 4, whose product MSKEQSCVLKAWEVTVRKTQQAKKRANSIFGTVSVAPQTDDDATTTTEENDDETSTNRSSIGELYHAERILPNGDYYTGQWYDSFPHGHGKYLWTDGCMYIGDWYNGKTMGRGKFGWPSGATYEGEFKSGYMDGVGLYTGPSGDTYKGQWVMNLKHGHGIKRFANGDVYDGEWRRGLQEAQGKYQWRDGSYYMGEWKNATICGKGTFIWTDGNRYDGFWDDGFPRGNGTFKWADGSFYVGHWSNDPEEMNGTYYPSGDDGSPEWDPKDVFTNLSEYKICSGERVPVLPSQKKLSVWNSSKRVEKPRRMSVDGRVSVGVDRAFEKMNMWGTESGEGAADIDSTTRRDLDAEMMRLEAEGFIQSLRPSPAPMRLPRAGRKQGETISKGHRNYELMLNLQLGIRHAVGKQAPVVSLDLKHSAFDPKEKVWTRFPPEGTKYTPPHQSSEFKWKDYCPLVFRSLRKLFKVDPADYMLSICGNDALRELSSPGKSGSFFYLTNDDRYMIKTMKKSETKVLLRMLAAYYNHVRAFENTLVIRFYGLHCVKLTGPIQKKVRFVIMGNLFCSEYSIHRRFDLKGSSLGRTTDKPESEINSNTILKDLDLNFIFRLQKAWYQEFIRQVDKDCEFLEQERIMDYSLLVGIHFREASVAGELIPSGARTPIGEFEDESAPRLSRADVDQLLSDPTRWASIRLGGNMPARAERTMRRSDCEFQLVGEPTGEYYEVVMIFGIIDILQDYDISKKLEHAYKSIQYDPTSISAVDPRLYSRRFRDFIFKVFTEDN is encoded by the exons ATGAGCAAGGAACAAAGCTGTGTTCTAAAGGCTTGGGAGGTGACCGTAAGAAAGACCCAACAAGCGAAGAAGCGTGCAAACAGCATTTTTGGGACGGTATCTGTAGCTCCACAGACAGATGATGATGCTACTACTACGACTGAGGAGAATGATGATGAGACCAGCACTAACAGAAGCAGCATAGGGGAATTGTACCATGCAGAGAGAATACTTCCTAATGGAGACTATTATACAGGGCAATGGTATGATAGTTTTCCTCACGGGCATGGGAAGTATCTTTGGACAGATGGTTGCATGTACATTGGTGACTGGTACAACGGGAAGACTATGGGAAGAGGGAAGTTCGGGTGGCCTTCTGGTGCCACATATGAAGGCGAATTCAAAAGTGGATACATGGATGGTGTTGGCCTTTACACAGGTCCTAGTGGAGATACTTATAAAGGTCAGTGGGTGATGAACCTGAAACATGGACATGGAATCAAGCGTTTCGCGAATGGAGATGTGTATGATGGTGAATGGAGGAGGGGTTTGCAAGAAGCCCAAGGAAAGTATCAGTGGAGAGATGGGAGCTATTACATGGGGGAATGGAAGAACGCTACGATCTGTGGCAAAGGTACTTTTATTTGGACGGATGGGAATAGATACGACGGATTTTGGGATGACGGTTTTCCTAGAGGAAACGGTACTTTCAAATGGGCTGATGGGAGTTTCTACGTTGGTCATTGGTCTAATGATCCGGAAGAGATGAACGGTACTTATTATCCATCAGGAGACGACGGGAGTCCTGAATGGGATCCTAAAGACGTGTTTACTAATCTGAGTGAGTACAAGATCTGCAGCGGAGAGAGAGTTCCTGTGTTGCCTTCACAGAAAAAGCTATCTGTTTGGAACTCTTCCAAACGTGTCGAGAAACCGAGGAGGATGTCTGTTGACGGGAGGGTAAGTGTGGGTGTAGATAGAGCGTTTGAGAAGATGAATATGTGGGGAACCGAAAGCGGAGAAGGTGCTGCTGATATTGATTCCACCACGAGGAGGGACTTGGATGCTGAAATGATGAGACTAGAGGCTGAAGGGTTCATTCAGAGCCTGAGACCGAGCCCTGCACCTATGAGATTGCCAAGGGCAGGGAGGAAGCAAGGCGAGACGATATCTAAAGGCCACCGGAATTACGAGCTTATGCTTAATCTACAGCTTGGAATCAG ACATGCTGTTGGAAAACAAGCTCCGGTTGTGTCTCTTGATCTTAAGCATTCGGCTTTTGATCCAAAGGAGAAGGTATGGACAAGATTTCCACCAGAAGGAACCAAATACACACCTCCTCATCAATCTAGTGAATTCAAATGGAAAGACTATTGCCCATTAGTTTTTAG GAGCTTGAGGAAGCTATTCAAGGTAGACCCAGCTGATTACATGTTATCGATCTGCGGGAATGATGCCCTTCGGGAGCTATCATCCCCTGGTAAGAGTGGAAGCTTTTTCTACTTGACAAATGATGATCGTTACATGATAAAGACAATGAAGAAGTCTGAAACTAAA GTGCTTCTGAGGATGCTTGCAGCATATTACAACCATGTTCGAGCATTTGAGAACACTTTGGTCATTAGATTCTACGGTCTCCACTGTGTGAAGTTAACTGGACCAATCCAAAAGAAG GTGCGGTTTGTCATTATGGGAAACCTATTTTGTTCTGAGTACTCCATCCACAGACGCTTTGATTTGAAAGGATCTTCTCTTGGCCGTACAACCGATAAACCTGAATCGGAAATCAATTCAAATACAATTTTGAAAGATCTTGATCTGAATTTCATTTTTAGACTACAGAAAGCTTGGTACCAAGAATTCATCAG GCAAGTCGACAAAGACTGCGAGTTTCTAGAACAGGAGAGAATAATGGATTACAGTCTTCTGGTTGGGATTCATTTCAGAGAGGCATCAGTCGCTGGAGAGCTGATTCCTTCTGGAGCTCGCACACCTATTG GTGAATTTGAAGACGAATCAGCCCCTCGTCTCTCTAGAGCAGACGTGGATCAGCTTCTCTCTGATCCTACAAg GTGGGCTAGTATCAGACTTGGAGGCAACATGCCGGCTCGAGCAGAGAGGACAATGAGGAGAAGCGACTGTGAGTTCCAGCTAGTTGGCGAACCGACAGGAGAGTACTATGAGGTTGTCATGATCTTTGGAATCATAGACATTCTTCAAGACTATGATATCAGCAAGAAACTAGAACACGCTTACAAGAGCATCCAGTACGATCCTACTTCAATCTCAGCCGTCGATCCGAGGCTGTACTCGAGACGTTTCCGTGATTTCATCTTCAAGGTCTTCACTGAGGATAATTGA
- the bHLH38 gene encoding basic helix-loop-helix (bHLH) DNA-binding superfamily protein (BHLH038; FUNCTIONS IN: DNA binding, sequence-specific DNA binding transcription factor activity; INVOLVED IN: regulation of transcription; LOCATED IN: nucleus; CONTAINS InterPro DOMAIN/s: Achaete-scute transcription factor related (InterPro:IPR015660), Helix-loop-helix DNA-binding domain (InterPro:IPR001092), Helix-loop-helix DNA-binding (InterPro:IPR011598); BEST Arabidopsis thaliana protein match is: basic helix-loop-helix (bHLH) DNA-binding superfamily protein (TAIR:AT3G56980.1); Has 474 Blast hits to 474 proteins in 70 species: Archae - 0; Bacteria - 0; Metazoa - 91; Fungi - 14; Plants - 368; Viruses - 0; Other Eukaryotes - 1 (source: NCBI BLink).), whose product MCALVPSFFTNFGWPSTNQYESYYGAGDNLNNGTFLELTVPQTYEVTHHQNSLGVSVSSEGNEIDNNPVVVKKLNHNASERDRRKKINTLFSSLRSCLPASDQSKKLSIPETVSKSLKYIPELQQQVKRLIQKKEEILVRVSGQRDFELYDKQQPKAVASYLSTVSATRLGDNEVMVQVSSSKIHNFSISNVLGGIEEDGFVLVDVSSSRSQGERLFYTLHLQVENMDDYKINCEELSERMLYLYEKCENSFN is encoded by the exons ATGTGTGCATTAGTCCCTTCATTTTTCACAAACTTCGGTTGGCCGTCAACGAATCAATACGAAAGCTATTACGGTGCCGGAGATAACCTAAATAACGGCACATTTCTTGAATTGACGGTACCACAGACTTATGAAGTGACTCATCATCAGAATAGCTTGGGAGTATCTGTTTCGTCAGAAGGAAATGAGATAGACAACAATCCGGTTGTGGTCAAGAAGCTTAATCACAATGCTAGTGAACGTGACCGACGCAAGAAGATCAACACTTTGTTCTCATCTCTCCGTTCATGTCTTCCAGCTTCTGATCAATCG AAGAAGCTAAGTATTCCTGAAACGGTTTCAAAGAGCTTAAAGTACATACCAGAGCTGCAACAGCAAGTGAAGAGGCTAATacaaaagaaggaagaaatttTGGTACGAGTATCGGGTCAAAGAGACTTTGAGCTTTACGATAAGCAGCAACCAAAGGCGGTCGCGAGTTATCTCTCAACGGTTTCTGCCACTAGGCTTGGTGACAACGAAGTGATGGTCCAAGTCTCATCGTCCAAGATTCATAACTTTTCGATATCAAATGTGTTGGGTGGGATAGAAGAAGATGGGTTTGTTCTTGTGGATGTTTCATCATCAAGATCTCAAGGAGAGAGGCTCTTCTACACTTTGCATCTTCAAGTGGAGAATATGGATGATTACAAGATTAATTGCGAAGAATTAAGTGAAAGGATGTTGTACTTGTACGAGAAATGTGAAAACTCGTTTAACTAG